TTTATTTGGACAGCTGAGATTAGTTGTGCCTTTCATTCGGTTGAtagtgacttttattttgacagctgaGATTAGTTGTGCGTTTCATTCGGTTGATAGTGACTTTTATTTGGACAGCTGAGATTAGTTGTGCGTTTCATTCAGTTGattgtgacttttattttgaaagctgAGAGTAGATAGTTGTGTGTTTAATCCAGTTGAACGatattgacttttattttgacagctgtGATTAATAAGTAAGCCTCTGCTGTGGTTGCAGTCTGTTTTCCAGTCCTTTGCTGAAGCGGCACTTTCGGAACAACACGCCGCTGAAACTGTAGCCCAGTTCACTCACATCACAGTTCAGAGTTTCTGGACCAAACGTAAGATATTGTTTTCAGTTTCATGTGTAACACGCAAACTCGATAAAAAGACCAGTTTAAAGGACTTTAAAGGTAGTTTTGCTCATTGTTACGATTATTATGTTTTTACGGGATGTGCAAAAGTTCAGCTGTCATAATTAGAGTGTCGACTgtttaagttaataaaatattaataatttgaaCAGATTCGCGGTTAAAACTAAAAGCAGTCCTTAAAGCAGGGCGTTCAATTGGTACActacaaaataaacaattcactaaattaaaaaatattatctaATTTTTATATCTTATCCCTATGCTTGTTTCAGCCCTCAAGCTCTGGGTTGGACGTAAAAGTACAGCCTCAAGCTTGAAGTGACATTAAGTAGGAAGTAAAGATGTGATGCAGATGGTTTGAtgggtgtgaatgtgtgtttaagGAAATGAGTCCTAACCCATTTTTGCACAACCTCTTTCTCCAGACACGATAGTGATAAAGGGTCTTTAATCAATTTCAATTCATCGGTTTAGTCTCAGCCATGGCTGTGAACGTGTACTCGACATCAGTGACAAGTGAGAACTTCAGCCGCCATGACATGCTCACATGGATAAACGAGTCTTTACAGATGAACCATGCCAAGATCGAGCAACTGTGCACAGGTCAGTGAGCCCCTTCACTACACATACTGACAGTTGTGTTATTCTACTCACTGAGCTTTCTGGACAAATAAAGTTTAGTTTGCATTTAGAGGATAAAAACCTCTAAATACTGTAGAGTAGCAGTGGGATGCGTCATGGATTGACTCATTTGCATGCTAAAAATGTTCTGTCAATAATATCTATCATGCTTAAGTGAGAGTGAATGGACAAAAGATAACGGTCGGGACCTGCAGGAGCATTTTTATTTGTTGACTTTGCTGTTGTGTTTCAAGGTGCTGCGTACTGTCATTTCATGGACATGTTGTTTCCAGCgagtgttccactgaagaaagtcaaatTCCAGGCCAAACTTGAGCATGAATACATCCATAACTTCAAACTACTTCAAGCCAGCTTCAAGAAGATGGGAGTTAGCAAAGTATGTGGACTAATGCAACTCCAGTAAACAAAACCTATTCAAGATGTAAGATACGTAAACCTGAACATGTCTTTCATTTCTATGCAGATTATCCCAGTTGACAAGCTTGTGAAAGGCAAGTTCCAGGATAACTTTGAGTTTGTGCAGTGGTTTAAGAAGTTCTTTGATGCAAACTATGATGGGAGAGAATATGACCCGGTCGCAGCACGACAGGGACAAGATACAGCGGACAAACCGATTCCAGCAGCAGCCATAGCTAATAAGCCTAAGAAAGTCAGCTCAGGTGAGGAGAGAGAACACAGTATACAAAACCCCCAGCCTTTTTTAGGATTATCTTGGTCATATCTCTTCTGCAAATTAACATGTATAGATTTTAAACGTATAGCTGAAGGCCtactaatatttaatttaaaaattatcatttttaattaataattttcatttggggTTACACAGTACTCTCAGAAGTACATAGGACTAGTGTTCTTGTCGGAAGCCAGTTGTTCCATTGCTCCAATACTAGCAGGTGCATGACAGGTGCAGCTGTTATGGATTATGATCCCCAAAATATGTGGGCGTGAACCAGTCACACATGCCAATgggcccatcctttaactgtttttACATGTAT
This is a stretch of genomic DNA from Myxocyprinus asiaticus isolate MX2 ecotype Aquarium Trade chromosome 24, UBuf_Myxa_2, whole genome shotgun sequence. It encodes these proteins:
- the LOC127415441 gene encoding microtubule-associated protein RP/EB family member 1-like isoform X1, which encodes MAVNVYSTSVTSENFSRHDMLTWINESLQMNHAKIEQLCTGAAYCHFMDMLFPASVPLKKVKFQAKLEHEYIHNFKLLQASFKKMGVSKIIPVDKLVKGKFQDNFEFVQWFKKFFDANYDGREYDPVAARQGQDTADKPIPAAAIANKPKKVSSDMGSTLAIKPMAPVAPQRSATAPKSAPKTAPAAIRSASGGDEDKGALTQMVNDLKATIADMEKERDFYFGKLRNIELICQEKEGDGDPTLQRIVEILYATDEGFVVPESDVGEPEEF
- the LOC127415441 gene encoding microtubule-associated protein RP/EB family member 1-like isoform X2, whose translation is MAVNVYSTSVTSENFSRHDMLTWINESLQMNHAKIEQLCTGAAYCHFMDMLFPASVPLKKVKFQAKLEHEYIHNFKLLQASFKKMGVSKIIPVDKLVKGKFQDNFEFVQWFKKFFDANYDGREYDPVAARQGQDTADKPIPAAAIANKPKKVSSAPQRSATAPKSAPKTAPAAIRSASGGDEDKGALTQMVNDLKATIADMEKERDFYFGKLRNIELICQEKEGDGDPTLQRIVEILYATDEGFVVPESDVGEPEEF